From Quadrisphaera sp. DSM 44207, the proteins below share one genomic window:
- a CDS encoding thiamine-binding protein translates to MLLAFSVAPMGSGDSVSAAVADAVRVVRDSGLPHRTDAMFTTLEGEWDECMDVVRRACEAAGRHGERVSLVLKADVRPGRTGEMQAKLDRLDAALERAEGEPGRGQ, encoded by the coding sequence ATGCTCCTCGCCTTCTCCGTGGCACCGATGGGCTCGGGCGACTCGGTCAGCGCGGCGGTCGCCGACGCCGTCCGGGTGGTGCGCGACTCGGGCCTGCCGCACCGCACCGACGCGATGTTCACCACGCTCGAGGGCGAGTGGGACGAGTGCATGGACGTCGTGCGCCGCGCCTGCGAGGCCGCCGGCCGGCACGGCGAGCGGGTCTCCCTGGTGCTCAAGGCGGACGTCCGGCCCGGGCGCACGGGGGAGATGCAGGCCAAGCTCGACCGCCTCGACGCCGCCCTGGAGCGCGCCGAGGGCGAGCCCGGGCGCGGCCAGTGA
- a CDS encoding AI-2E family transporter, whose product MDSAGRRRSRVPVRRAAAALRAGAAAWRGRPEAGARAHRWPPTVHLPAPPRADHPTLDQLLRGELASAPPDGGSGTAGTEGGGPGAGTGVGTGVGTGGESPFVERRRAGRYGEPGRPLNRSHPFYLGFTGALGVLLAYAIVQLLGQLSAVLTLVAVSMFLALGLDPVVRWLQRHDLPRPLAIGVVFVALVGLCAAFFSAVVPPVVAQLTELTAQAPTYVQDLTESIQRNERLAALDREYRFTERLQSELQARLASGQTLSTVFGGIYGAGRAVASGVASVLTVLVLTLYFLASLRGITGTVYRLVPASRRRRVQLLGDEVIRRIGGYVIGQVSIAAINGVLTFVLLTVLGVPYSAALALVVTVVGLIPLVGATLGAVVAVAVALFTSVTAAVVLAVWFIAYQQFENYVIAPRVMQRTVSVPGTLALVAALAGGSLLGLLGALIAIPVAAGVLLVVQEVVMPRQDRH is encoded by the coding sequence GTGGACTCTGCGGGGCGCCGGCGCTCGCGGGTGCCGGTGCGGCGCGCCGCGGCGGCGCTGCGGGCGGGCGCGGCCGCGTGGCGCGGCCGGCCGGAGGCCGGGGCGCGCGCGCACCGCTGGCCGCCCACCGTGCACCTGCCCGCCCCGCCGCGCGCGGACCACCCCACCCTCGACCAGCTGCTGCGCGGGGAGCTGGCGAGCGCGCCGCCGGACGGCGGGAGCGGCACCGCCGGGACCGAGGGCGGCGGGCCGGGCGCCGGCACGGGCGTCGGCACGGGCGTCGGCACGGGCGGGGAGTCGCCGTTCGTCGAGCGGCGCCGCGCGGGGCGCTACGGGGAGCCCGGCAGGCCCCTGAACCGCTCCCACCCGTTCTACCTCGGCTTCACCGGCGCCCTCGGCGTGCTGCTCGCCTACGCCATCGTGCAGCTGCTCGGGCAGCTGTCCGCGGTCCTGACCCTCGTGGCCGTCTCCATGTTCCTGGCGCTGGGGCTGGACCCGGTGGTGCGGTGGCTGCAGCGCCACGACCTGCCCCGCCCGCTGGCGATCGGCGTCGTCTTCGTCGCGCTGGTCGGCCTGTGCGCCGCGTTCTTCTCGGCGGTCGTGCCGCCCGTGGTCGCCCAGCTGACCGAGCTGACCGCGCAGGCGCCCACCTACGTGCAGGACCTCACCGAGAGCATCCAGCGCAACGAGCGCCTGGCCGCGCTGGACCGCGAGTACCGGTTCACCGAGCGCCTGCAGTCGGAGCTGCAGGCGCGCCTGGCCAGCGGGCAGACCCTGTCCACCGTCTTCGGCGGCATCTACGGCGCCGGGCGGGCCGTGGCGTCCGGGGTCGCCAGCGTCCTGACGGTGCTCGTGCTGACCCTGTACTTCCTCGCCTCGCTGCGCGGCATCACCGGCACCGTCTACCGGCTCGTGCCGGCCTCGCGCCGCCGCCGCGTGCAGCTGCTGGGCGACGAGGTGATCCGCCGCATCGGCGGCTACGTCATCGGCCAGGTGAGCATCGCCGCCATCAACGGCGTCCTGACCTTCGTGCTCCTGACCGTGCTGGGCGTGCCGTACTCCGCGGCGCTGGCCCTCGTCGTCACGGTGGTGGGCCTGATCCCGCTGGTGGGGGCGACGCTGGGCGCCGTGGTCGCCGTCGCGGTCGCGCTCTTCACGTCGGTCACGGCCGCGGTGGTGCTGGCCGTGTGGTTCATCGCCTACCAGCAGTTCGAGAACTACGTCATCGCGCCGCGGGTGATGCAGCGCACGGTCTCGGTGCCCGGCACGCTCGCGCTCGTGGCCGCCCTCGCCGGCGGCAGCCTGCTCGGGCTGCTCGGCGCGCTGATCGCGATCCCGGTGGCGGCGGGCGTGCTGCTCGTCGTCCAGGAGGTGGTCATGCCGCGCCAGGACCGGCACTGA